From one Methylomonas paludis genomic stretch:
- a CDS encoding alpha-amylase family glycosyl hydrolase: protein MQEVLGEDGCPMFTTSLAFELADQSKTFKWGVVLDGPQGSNFWGVPTEIQDVNSVDRYRLFTLNNAQSTQIERYYFTNLRCLGANKYYLGGSSVPSLRFGVWAPNALGAEVVFGSLDNGYIADDGSGIDSAQPVISLSRMPDGVWLSQPVLNFEQFKSLPYMYRILNGQNNPVYRTDIFSRSQIGKGAVNPANDQTWSGSADSLSGTVSCSVIIDPDVIRRNFASTSPGNEPDLIPAEEFWATEFTPGLAVPTRLEDIVIYELHVGALGFGKSEPGDLSDAISFLDHLVALGVNAVELLPLAQFSSNIGWGYGDTHHLCVESSAGGRDKYRHFVRECHRRGIAVIQDVVYNHYDGNADRAEWQYDSTDHVQNIYYWYEGLPSDYPAYEQAAHDPSLPPDKRPAAGQGGYIDNGSTGYTPRFWEEKVRQQFTSAAAFLIEEMHVDGLRVDLTQAIHQDSWLHADGRLINNARVFGQKFLREWSRTLRMIRPTVMLIAEDYTFQDFVTKLPAQGGLGFDAVWDMNFYHSLVGDADGGSGHARLLKQAGYGWNDPLQMDSFSGELYASQYGKIVYQESHDEAGNDKGSVRTLVVAVNYVPLIGATRVAAEARSRVCFGLSLLSAGTPMFFMGEEIGAQKPYTYDHFLENREDILGERVGNGQWLFRFYQDLISLSRRFQSIRSRNIDILYQSNNDRLIAFKRWDGDEQIIIVASFNNIAFSNGYVIQKDLMAIPDASWREVLNSDASVYGGQNIGNYGAAIASNQGLLNIVVPASGFVVFVKQ, encoded by the coding sequence ATGCAGGAAGTGCTTGGCGAGGATGGCTGTCCTATGTTCACGACATCACTTGCGTTTGAACTTGCTGATCAGAGTAAGACTTTTAAGTGGGGGGTGGTGCTTGATGGTCCTCAGGGCAGTAATTTTTGGGGTGTTCCTACTGAAATTCAAGATGTAAATTCGGTTGATCGCTATCGTCTGTTTACTCTAAATAACGCGCAGTCAACTCAAATTGAACGCTATTATTTCACTAACTTACGTTGTTTAGGGGCTAATAAATACTATCTAGGCGGTAGTAGTGTTCCCAGCTTGCGCTTTGGTGTTTGGGCACCTAATGCGCTAGGTGCAGAGGTGGTATTTGGTTCATTAGATAATGGTTATATTGCCGATGATGGTTCCGGGATAGATTCTGCTCAGCCGGTTATTTCGCTTAGCCGTATGCCTGACGGTGTATGGCTAAGCCAGCCGGTGCTAAATTTTGAGCAGTTCAAAAGCTTACCTTATATGTATCGTATTTTGAACGGCCAAAATAATCCGGTTTACCGGACAGATATTTTTTCGCGCAGCCAGATTGGCAAGGGGGCTGTGAATCCGGCTAATGATCAAACCTGGTCCGGTAGTGCTGATAGCCTGTCTGGAACAGTTAGTTGCAGTGTAATTATTGACCCGGATGTAATCCGCAGAAACTTCGCCTCCACATCACCAGGAAATGAACCTGATCTAATTCCGGCAGAAGAATTTTGGGCTACTGAGTTTACCCCAGGTTTAGCTGTGCCTACCCGGTTGGAGGACATCGTTATTTATGAATTGCATGTCGGTGCTTTGGGGTTTGGTAAATCAGAGCCTGGCGATTTATCCGATGCGATCAGTTTTTTGGATCATCTGGTCGCTCTTGGAGTAAATGCTGTCGAACTACTGCCACTGGCCCAGTTTTCCAGCAATATTGGCTGGGGTTATGGTGACACACATCATTTATGTGTTGAATCAAGCGCTGGAGGGCGTGACAAATATCGTCATTTTGTCCGTGAATGCCATAGACGCGGTATTGCGGTAATACAGGATGTGGTCTACAACCATTATGATGGTAATGCTGATCGGGCCGAGTGGCAATACGATTCAACCGATCACGTACAAAATATTTATTACTGGTATGAAGGGCTGCCAAGCGATTATCCTGCTTATGAACAAGCTGCACATGATCCGTCATTACCCCCAGATAAACGGCCCGCTGCTGGTCAGGGTGGCTATATTGATAATGGTTCTACCGGTTATACGCCGCGCTTTTGGGAAGAAAAAGTTCGGCAGCAATTTACCAGCGCCGCCGCCTTTCTGATTGAGGAAATGCATGTTGACGGCTTGCGTGTGGATTTGACTCAGGCTATTCATCAGGACAGCTGGCTACACGCGGATGGACGCTTGATCAATAATGCCAGGGTTTTCGGACAAAAATTTCTGCGTGAATGGAGTCGGACCCTGCGAATGATTCGGCCAACAGTTATGCTGATTGCCGAAGATTACACCTTTCAGGATTTTGTAACCAAATTGCCGGCTCAAGGTGGCCTGGGGTTCGATGCAGTGTGGGATATGAATTTTTACCACAGCTTGGTTGGTGACGCGGATGGCGGCAGCGGTCATGCGCGATTGCTGAAACAGGCCGGTTATGGCTGGAATGATCCGCTCCAGATGGATAGTTTTTCCGGTGAATTGTATGCCAGTCAATATGGAAAAATTGTCTATCAGGAATCGCATGACGAAGCGGGTAACGACAAAGGTTCTGTACGAACCTTGGTGGTGGCTGTCAATTATGTCCCGCTTATCGGTGCGACCCGAGTTGCTGCTGAAGCGCGTAGCCGGGTATGTTTTGGCTTGTCTCTACTTTCTGCCGGTACCCCCATGTTCTTTATGGGGGAAGAGATTGGCGCGCAAAAACCCTATACCTATGATCATTTTCTGGAGAATCGGGAAGACATACTCGGCGAACGAGTCGGAAACGGACAATGGCTGTTTCGGTTTTATCAGGATTTGATCAGCCTTAGTCGCCGCTTTCAGTCTATCAGGAGCCGTAATATTGATATTCTCTACCAGTCCAATAATGATCGCCTGATTGCTTTTAAACGTTGGGACGGTGACGAGCAGATTATTATCGTAGCAAGCTTTAATAATATTGCCTTTAGTAATGGTTATGTCATTCAGAAAGATTTAATGGCAATTCCGGATGCGAGCTGGCGTGAGGTATTGAATAGCGATGCAAGTGTTTATGGCGGACAAAATATTGGAAATTATGGTGCCGCCATCGCTTCCAACCAAGGTCTACTCAATATCGTGGTTCCTGCCAGCGGTTTTGTTGTTTTTGTCAAACAATGA
- a CDS encoding VPLPA-CTERM sorting domain-containing protein encodes MQFTKKYLFGLALLPIAINANADTIYDSLSAVSAVSAGFNLVSNANFGPLADSFSTGANPFSLTDVQLALTSNDSSTSGTVTVSLVSDNNASLGSILATLGTISDTSLSAYTPATVDFAQSTPIQLAANTRYWIEVSATDDSSAGWSYTADTTGTGVATEFNANSFQVYANAGDPALALINNPYQLQISGVTAVPLPGAAWFFAIAIGALSALRRRHTFSNVNQA; translated from the coding sequence ATGCAATTCACCAAGAAATATTTGTTTGGCCTGGCTTTATTGCCCATCGCCATAAATGCCAATGCGGATACGATATATGACAGTCTAAGTGCTGTCAGCGCAGTTTCTGCCGGATTCAATCTTGTTTCAAACGCCAATTTCGGTCCATTGGCAGATTCGTTTTCGACAGGCGCCAACCCTTTTTCACTGACCGATGTCCAACTGGCGCTAACCAGTAATGACTCTAGCACTAGCGGTACGGTGACCGTTTCCCTGGTCAGTGACAATAACGCCTCACTTGGCAGTATATTGGCAACCCTGGGCACTATCAGCGATACCAGCTTGTCAGCTTATACACCAGCCACTGTCGACTTTGCCCAGTCTACCCCTATTCAATTGGCGGCGAATACCCGTTATTGGATAGAAGTGTCGGCGACTGATGACAGCAGCGCAGGCTGGTCTTATACCGCCGATACCACTGGAACCGGGGTGGCAACTGAGTTTAATGCCAATAGCTTTCAGGTCTATGCCAACGCGGGTGATCCAGCGCTAGCACTGATTAACAATCCCTACCAATTACAGATTAGCGGTGTCACAGCGGTACCACTACCGGGAGCCGCTTGGTTTTTCGCAATCGCGATCGGCGCTCTAAGCGCACTGAGACGCCGGCACACTTTTTCTAATGTTAATCAGGCTTAA
- a CDS encoding arylsulfatase translates to MFIKKPARERTTTLVVTSSPRLLPLLLGIVALSTQSGVTAAADPSTAAYYGFGGTVAPAAGASTPWWPTPTPQGTPAVPNPPAANNAPAGAPNIVVVLADDLGYSDLGSFGSEISTPNLDKLANNGLRFRNYTTHSLCSPTRAALLTGINGHSAGVGFIADSNPGYPGYAGEIQQNAVTLAETLHLNGYTTIATGKWHLTQVADRVKDGPYNSWPLQRGFDKFYGILNAETHPQHPDAIYDGNSRVQVNQYPNGFNTSDLWASKAISYVKAAKTANPNKPFFLYFADNAVHAPLNPDPDLLAAVHAKGQYSAGWDAIRQARYQKQLSSGLIPANTTLPPLNPGVSSWSALPSDKQQLFTRYQEAYAAWVATLDRSFGQLYNYLESSGQLNNTIIVFASDNGGSQEGGLNGTTIALETLFLAGNTNVAFDETREAQIGGPQTSPHYPLGWATVSNTPFRGYKQQTVGGGRRVPLIVSWPGHIADNGNIRTQFTHVTDIAPTLLDIAGIQHPTVYNGIPTKPIEGTSFRYLLDGSNPATAAEQHTQQYFELAGNRGYYLNDGTHAWYAVTEHTAGTAFSASEWQLYDLNQDFTETQNLASANPSQVTALDSAFTTAAWAHQVYPLFQGSTAISTSQQPAYLANRIQPITVSQGAWVDQSTILPLISPYWNPYGSTAAGAIHTAGNYSINATVNYNAGNQGIIFAEGGDDLGLVLYIQNGNLILQNVAFGVPTSLNPIPLTPGTQNISLNFTAGAPTGLGVGNGLATLTVNGSSVSGQLPSWLVSLPSDFGGPLDGFDVGLDRRAPVSWTLYNKYGTFPYTGTISQVTVTPGVSQP, encoded by the coding sequence ATGTTTATTAAAAAACCAGCGCGAGAGCGCACTACCACGCTAGTCGTGACCTCATCACCGCGCTTATTGCCATTATTGCTTGGTATCGTTGCACTTAGCACCCAATCAGGTGTGACAGCAGCGGCTGATCCGTCAACGGCAGCCTATTATGGATTCGGCGGTACCGTAGCACCTGCCGCAGGCGCATCAACACCCTGGTGGCCGACCCCTACGCCTCAGGGTACACCGGCGGTGCCCAATCCGCCGGCAGCCAACAATGCGCCCGCTGGAGCACCTAACATTGTGGTGGTGTTGGCAGACGACTTGGGTTATTCGGATCTAGGCTCATTCGGTTCGGAAATCTCCACCCCTAACCTCGACAAATTGGCGAATAACGGCTTGCGGTTCCGCAACTACACCACCCACTCGTTGTGCTCACCGACCCGTGCGGCATTATTGACCGGCATCAATGGTCATTCGGCAGGTGTGGGGTTTATCGCAGACTCTAACCCTGGTTACCCAGGCTATGCCGGCGAAATTCAGCAAAATGCCGTCACTCTGGCGGAAACCCTGCATCTGAACGGCTATACCACGATTGCTACCGGCAAATGGCATTTGACCCAAGTTGCTGACCGGGTCAAAGATGGTCCTTATAACTCTTGGCCTTTGCAACGCGGCTTCGATAAGTTTTACGGCATTTTAAACGCTGAAACCCACCCACAACATCCGGATGCGATCTACGACGGCAACAGCAGAGTCCAGGTCAATCAGTATCCTAACGGTTTCAATACCTCCGATCTGTGGGCCAGCAAAGCTATTTCTTATGTTAAGGCGGCGAAAACGGCCAATCCGAATAAACCTTTCTTCCTGTATTTTGCCGATAATGCCGTCCATGCGCCCTTAAATCCGGATCCGGATCTATTAGCCGCTGTACATGCTAAAGGCCAGTATTCAGCCGGTTGGGATGCCATCCGTCAAGCCCGTTATCAAAAGCAGCTTAGCTCCGGTTTGATTCCAGCCAACACCACCTTACCGCCACTTAATCCCGGCGTCTCTTCCTGGAGCGCACTGCCCAGCGATAAGCAGCAACTGTTCACCCGTTATCAGGAAGCGTATGCCGCCTGGGTAGCCACCCTGGACCGCAGCTTTGGCCAACTTTACAATTATCTGGAAAGCTCCGGGCAGCTGAATAATACCATTATCGTGTTTGCATCCGATAACGGCGGCTCTCAGGAAGGCGGCTTGAATGGTACCACTATAGCCCTGGAAACTCTTTTCCTCGCCGGCAACACCAATGTGGCTTTCGATGAAACCCGTGAGGCGCAAATAGGCGGCCCACAAACTTCACCACACTATCCACTGGGCTGGGCCACGGTGTCCAACACGCCGTTCCGTGGCTATAAGCAACAAACAGTCGGCGGTGGACGCCGGGTGCCTTTAATCGTGTCCTGGCCGGGTCATATTGCCGACAACGGTAATATTCGCACCCAGTTCACGCATGTTACGGATATTGCTCCCACCCTGCTGGACATCGCCGGTATTCAACATCCGACGGTTTACAACGGCATACCGACCAAACCCATCGAAGGCACCAGCTTCCGCTATCTGTTGGATGGCAGCAACCCGGCCACAGCAGCGGAGCAACATACTCAGCAATACTTTGAACTGGCCGGCAACCGGGGTTATTATCTGAACGATGGCACACATGCCTGGTACGCAGTGACCGAACACACCGCGGGAACAGCCTTCTCGGCTAGCGAATGGCAACTCTACGATCTGAATCAGGATTTTACCGAAACCCAAAATCTGGCATCAGCCAATCCGTCACAAGTGACCGCTTTGGATAGTGCTTTCACCACGGCGGCATGGGCGCATCAGGTTTATCCACTATTCCAGGGATCCACAGCTATTTCTACATCTCAACAGCCAGCTTATTTGGCAAACCGGATCCAACCCATAACCGTAAGCCAAGGCGCATGGGTGGATCAATCCACTATCCTGCCGCTGATCTCACCCTATTGGAACCCATACGGCAGCACGGCAGCAGGCGCTATACACACAGCAGGGAACTATAGCATCAACGCCACAGTTAATTATAACGCCGGTAATCAAGGCATAATTTTTGCGGAAGGCGGGGATGATTTAGGCTTGGTACTGTATATCCAAAACGGTAACCTGATTCTGCAAAATGTTGCTTTCGGTGTTCCCACTAGTCTGAATCCGATTCCATTGACACCGGGCACACAGAACATTTCGTTAAATTTTACAGCGGGTGCTCCAACTGGACTAGGCGTCGGCAATGGTTTGGCAACGCTTACTGTCAACGGCTCATCCGTTTCAGGACAACTGCCGTCCTGGCTGGTTAGCTTACCGTCTGATTTTGGCGGACCACTCGATGGTTTTGATGTCGGTTTGGATCGCCGCGCCCCTGTTTCATGGACGCTGTATAACAAATATGGCACATTTCCCTATACAGGTACCATTAGTCAAGTTACCGTCACACCAGGCGTTTCTCAACCCTGA
- a CDS encoding phytoene desaturase family protein: protein MPSTKHIIIIGAGPGGLGAGMLLSRRGFKVSIFENHAEVGGRNRAIRLGDFCFDTGPTFLLMKGVLDEMFSLCGRRSEDYLEFLPLAPMYRLVYADQELSVFSDRERMRAELNRVFSEGGDGYERFMVKERQRFTRLYACITRDYSALSAFLSWDLIRALPWLAFPKSVFANLGQYFHAEKMRLAFCFQSKYLGMSPWDCPALFTMLPYLEHEYGIYHVAGGLNRIAAAMAKVIAEEGGTIHTSTSVQSLVIQDGAVKGVKLADGSEVLADEVIVNADFAYAMSHLVEPGVLRKYNQQGLQKLEYSCSTFMLYLGLDKLYDLPHHTIVFAKDYHTNIRNIFNNKQLSADFSFYVQNASLSDPGLAPAGKSALYVLVPMPNNDSGVDWQTHCSSVREQVLDTLGERLGLKDIREHIETEKIITPQTWESEENVYKGATFSLSHKFSQMLYWRPRNRFEELQNCYLVGGGTHPGSGLPTIYESARLSANLISKKYQVSFQDIKKSTWLKTNKA, encoded by the coding sequence ATGCCCAGTACCAAACATATTATCATTATAGGCGCGGGACCCGGTGGTTTAGGGGCGGGTATGCTGTTAAGCCGACGCGGTTTTAAGGTCAGCATTTTTGAAAATCATGCCGAAGTTGGCGGGCGGAACCGGGCTATCCGGCTGGGTGATTTTTGCTTTGATACCGGGCCGACTTTTTTACTTATGAAGGGGGTACTGGATGAAATGTTCAGTCTCTGTGGCAGACGCAGTGAAGACTATCTGGAGTTCTTGCCCTTGGCGCCCATGTACCGGCTAGTGTATGCCGATCAGGAGTTGTCGGTATTCTCTGATCGTGAGCGAATGCGTGCCGAACTAAACCGGGTTTTTTCTGAGGGGGGGGATGGTTATGAGCGGTTTATGGTTAAAGAGCGGCAGCGCTTTACCCGCTTGTATGCCTGCATTACTCGGGATTACTCGGCACTATCTGCGTTTTTGTCCTGGGATTTAATCCGGGCTTTGCCCTGGTTGGCGTTTCCTAAAAGTGTGTTTGCCAATCTGGGTCAATATTTTCATGCCGAGAAAATGCGCTTGGCATTTTGTTTTCAGTCCAAATATTTGGGCATGTCACCCTGGGATTGTCCGGCGCTGTTTACCATGCTGCCTTATCTAGAGCATGAATACGGTATTTATCATGTGGCCGGCGGCCTGAACCGGATTGCTGCGGCAATGGCCAAGGTGATTGCAGAAGAAGGTGGTACCATCCATACCAGCACTAGTGTCCAATCTCTGGTTATTCAGGATGGTGCCGTCAAAGGTGTCAAACTTGCCGATGGTAGCGAGGTTTTAGCGGATGAAGTGATCGTGAATGCCGATTTTGCCTATGCCATGAGCCATCTGGTAGAGCCGGGTGTGTTACGCAAATACAATCAGCAAGGGCTGCAGAAACTGGAATACTCCTGTTCTACATTTATGCTTTATCTGGGCTTGGATAAGCTTTACGATCTGCCGCATCACACCATTGTCTTTGCTAAAGATTATCATACCAATATCCGCAATATTTTCAATAATAAGCAGTTGAGCGCGGATTTTTCGTTTTATGTGCAAAATGCTTCGCTAAGCGACCCAGGTTTGGCGCCTGCCGGAAAATCGGCTTTATATGTGCTGGTGCCTATGCCCAATAACGATAGTGGTGTGGACTGGCAAACACATTGCAGCAGCGTGCGCGAACAAGTATTGGATACGCTTGGCGAACGTCTGGGTTTGAAGGATATTCGTGAGCATATCGAAACCGAAAAAATTATTACTCCGCAAACCTGGGAAAGCGAGGAAAACGTCTACAAAGGTGCTACCTTCAGCCTGTCGCATAAATTCAGTCAAATGTTGTATTGGCGACCACGTAACCGCTTTGAGGAATTACAAAACTGCTATCTGGTTGGCGGTGGTACTCATCCCGGCAGTGGTTTGCCGACAATATACGAGTCAGCGCGATTGTCTGCCAATTTAATCAGTAAAAAATATCAGGTGTCGTTTCAGGACATCAAAAAAAGCACTTGGCTGAAAACCAATAAGGCCTAA
- a CDS encoding symmetrical bis(5'-nucleosyl)-tetraphosphatase, with the protein MPIYAISSVKGDYASLVGLLDKINFNPELDYLWFCGNLINTGPDSLEILRFVKNLGKQAITILGPQELRLLSIASGFLSADAADTFSEILTAPDRDALLKWLRQRALIHHDAKLNFTLTHAGIPGAWTLSQALTFAYEVESVLSGSNFASFLENRRQDQTGWHAKLRGWKRLNFITNAYTLMKYCQQNGKLDFSATGPLHKQPVGLRPWYRQTERQTSHLQIIFADEANFNDTHYPGIYPLPAHGKPAALKLSAMPTLIFADQE; encoded by the coding sequence ATGCCGATATACGCCATAAGCAGTGTAAAAGGCGACTATGCCTCGCTAGTGGGCTTGCTTGATAAAATCAACTTCAATCCTGAACTGGATTACTTGTGGTTTTGTGGAAACCTGATCAATACCGGGCCAGACTCACTGGAGATACTACGATTTGTGAAGAATCTGGGCAAACAGGCCATTACGATTTTAGGCCCTCAAGAATTACGTTTATTAAGCATAGCCAGCGGTTTTTTATCTGCAGATGCTGCCGATACCTTCAGTGAAATCCTGACTGCGCCAGATCGGGATGCACTATTAAAGTGGTTACGGCAAAGAGCCCTAATCCATCACGATGCCAAACTTAACTTTACACTGACACATGCCGGCATTCCAGGAGCATGGACCCTCAGCCAAGCCTTGACCTTTGCCTATGAAGTGGAATCAGTGCTTTCCGGCAGCAATTTTGCCAGTTTTCTGGAAAACAGACGTCAGGATCAAACCGGCTGGCATGCCAAGCTTAGAGGCTGGAAACGTCTGAACTTCATTACCAACGCCTATACCCTGATGAAATATTGCCAACAAAACGGCAAACTGGACTTCAGTGCCACAGGCCCTCTCCACAAGCAGCCGGTCGGTTTAAGGCCATGGTATAGGCAAACGGAGCGGCAGACCAGCCATTTGCAAATTATTTTTGCTGATGAAGCCAATTTTAACGATACACATTATCCAGGCATTTATCCCTTACCGGCACACGGCAAACCAGCGGCTTTGAAATTGTCTGCCATGCCAACCCTCATCTTTGCCGACCAGGAGTAG
- a CDS encoding VPLPA-CTERM sorting domain-containing protein, producing the protein MQFTKKYLFGLALLPIAINANADTIYDSLSAVSAGFNLVSNANFGPLADSFSTGANPFSLTDLQLALTSNDASTSGTVTVSLFSDSDASLGSLLATLGTISDTSLSAYTPTTVDFAQSTPIQLAANTRYWIEVSATDDSSAGWSYTTDTTGTGVATEFNANSFQVYANAGDPAQNLINDPYQLQISGVTAVPLPGAAWFFATAVGALSALRRRHTFSNVNQA; encoded by the coding sequence ATGCAATTCACGAAGAAATATTTGTTTGGCCTGGCTTTATTGCCTATCGCCATAAATGCCAATGCGGATACGATATATGACAGTCTAAGTGCAGTTTCCGCCGGATTCAATCTTGTTTCAAACGCCAATTTCGGCCCACTGGCAGATTCGTTTTCAACCGGCGCCAACCCGTTTTCACTGACAGATCTCCAACTAGCGCTAACCAGTAATGACGCTAGCACCAGCGGTACGGTGACCGTTTCTCTGTTCAGTGACAGCGACGCGTCACTTGGCAGTTTATTGGCAACCCTGGGTACTATCAGCGATACCAGTTTGTCAGCTTATACCCCCACCACTGTCGATTTTGCCCAGTCTACCCCTATTCAATTGGCGGCGAATACCCGTTATTGGATAGAAGTGTCTGCGACTGATGACAGCAGCGCCGGCTGGTCTTATACCACCGACACCACAGGCACTGGCGTGGCAACTGAGTTTAATGCTAATAGCTTTCAGGTCTATGCCAACGCGGGTGATCCTGCACAAAATTTGATTAACGACCCTTACCAATTGCAGATTAGCGGCGTCACAGCCGTGCCTCTGCCGGGAGCCGCTTGGTTTTTCGCTACCGCGGTCGGCGCGCTAAGTGCACTGAGACGTCGGCACACTTTTTCTAATGTTAATCAGGCTTAA
- a CDS encoding amine oxidase, whose translation MPHQTINNAALAGFNDYLAKAKLSMKHQYQQQLAADLSSQQWQNCFQRNVLLVLAQSYDQALAQLISLNFDSSLTPVNRGYSELTRQVLATFDGFVDEFLLFVVDKHRTSCALSNFPDEHKPDKAYVNAVKRDIAELWQSFALTANAYLLECRPEHRH comes from the coding sequence ATGCCCCATCAAACTATCAACAACGCTGCACTTGCCGGGTTTAACGACTATCTGGCCAAAGCTAAACTCAGCATGAAACATCAGTATCAACAGCAACTGGCTGCGGATTTATCCAGTCAGCAATGGCAAAACTGTTTTCAGCGTAATGTGTTATTGGTATTAGCTCAGAGTTATGATCAGGCCTTGGCTCAGTTAATCAGCCTAAACTTTGACAGCAGCCTTACCCCAGTCAATCGGGGTTATTCTGAATTAACTCGACAAGTGCTGGCTACATTTGACGGTTTTGTTGATGAATTTTTACTATTTGTGGTCGACAAGCATCGCACCTCTTGCGCACTCTCCAATTTCCCGGATGAACATAAGCCGGACAAAGCCTATGTCAATGCCGTTAAACGCGACATAGCCGAACTTTGGCAAAGTTTTGCCTTAACCGCCAACGCTTACCTGCTGGAATGCCGGCCAGAGCATCGCCATTAA